One part of the Pseudoliparis swirei isolate HS2019 ecotype Mariana Trench chromosome 6, NWPU_hadal_v1, whole genome shotgun sequence genome encodes these proteins:
- the LOC130195333 gene encoding ankyrin repeat and SOCS box protein 13-like yields MDITCTRPSLYGEIAHGLGFWTDRSAVHEAAAQGRALQLQQLIEGGAAVNIVAMDSITPLHEACIQGQTQCVRLLLKAGAQVDARNIDGSTPLCDACAAGSLECVKLLLEYGATVNPPLFTFSPLHEACMGGNSDCVQLMIDRGAFMEAYDCHYGTPLHVACARQHYDCVKVLLSGGANVNAAMQLHETALHHAAKSKSINLIDLLVEFGGNVYARDNLNKKPIHNTSQGSTPYLCLEFYENTPLSLQQISRVAVRGVLGIRAQEVVSKLNLPNRIIRFLSHVPPPVIEM; encoded by the exons ATGGACATCACTTGCACCAGACCGTCCTTGTATGGGGAGATCG CTCATGGTCTTGGATTCTGGACAGACCGGTCAGCAGTGCATGAGGCCGCTGCACAGGGCAGGGccctccagctgcagcagctgatCGAGGGCGGTGCAGCAGTTAACATTGTGGCAATGGACTCCATCACCCCCTTGCATGAGGCGTGTATACAGGGACAGACACAATGCGTCAGACTGCTGCTGAAAGCTGGCGCACAG GTAGATGCTCGTAACATCGATGGAAGCACGCCGCTGTGTGATGCCTGTGCAGCAGGTAGCCTTGAATGTGTCAAGCTGCTGTTGGAGTATGGAGCAACAGTTAATCCCCCACTGTTTACCTTCTCCCCTCTTCATGAGGCTTGCATGGGAG GAAATTCCGATTGTGTCCAGCTCATGATCGATCGGGGAGCTTTCATGGAGGCCTATGACTGCCACTATGGGACACCGCTACATGTCGCCTGCGCACGGCAACATTATGACTGCGTTAAAGTTCTCCTAAGTGGAG GTGCCAATGTGAATGCTGCCATGCAGCTACATGAGACGGCCCTTCATCATGCAGCCAAATCCAAGAGCATTAACTTGATTGATCTACTTGTGGAGTTTGGAGGGAACGTGTACGCCAGAGATAACCTGAACAAAAAACCCATCCACAACACCAGTCAGGGATCCACCCCCTACCTCTGCCTCGAGTTTTATGAGA ATACCCCTCTCAGTCTACAACAGATCAGCAGAGTGGCGGTGAGAGGGGTCCTCGGCATAAGAGCACAGGAAGTTGTTTCCAAACTGAACTTGCCCAATCGCATCATACGTTTTCTGTCCCACGTGCCACCTCCAGTTATCGAAATGTAA
- the LOC130195141 gene encoding neuroepithelial cell-transforming gene 1 protein-like, with translation MEENEDARAGRKVGKKKQKLRKTSSRTSTTSVISAVEPSPHTLRRNNSTKPPLQRGSSFTFLTPGTPWDFGLKRKRKEKEDDTVSLSGFDLKEPSNKRVRRLAKVSSLVNLMSPSKNGAVRRFGQTIQSMSLRGDSKSPGMSLRTGSKASGPTPTKRRNSTLWSETLDVHQKSTFSIKEIKRQEAIHELYRGEQDLIEDLQLARKAYHDPMLKLSIMTEEELAHIFGDLDAYIPLHEDLLMKLTEGTGPDGTVAQIGQIVIDWLPGLNAYKGYCSNQLAAKALLDQKKQDRRVQDFLQRCLESPFSRKLDLWSFLDIPRSRLVKYPLLLREILKHTAPDHSDVPSLERAITIIQEILSEIDVRKGESECQYYIDKLEYLDDKQRDPLIDNCKVLLCHGELRNKSGSRLHVFLFCQLLVLTRPVTRNDRSCFQVYRQPIPVRDLSLEDLQDGESRMGGSFRGAFNNGEKAKNVFRVSSLDPSHGQSHTLHVNDVYHKQQWLNCLRTAMGPQQQGAPPRDKQGEAVRAKRRSSTISVTLSDEETDENCPPVCGPKLRPQTLSNTRLDQKFRGSLKRKETGV, from the exons ATGGAAGAAAATGAAGATGCGAGAGCAGGAAGGAAGGTGGGAAAGAAAAAGCAGAAACTTCGCAAAACGTCATCGAGAACGTCCACCACCAGCGTCATTAGCGCCGTAGAGCCGTCTCCTCATACACTCCGGAGGAACAACTCAACGAA ACCTCCTCTGCAGAGAGGCAGCTCCTTCACCTTTCTCACTCCTGGGACTCCGTGGGACTTCGGTCTC AAGAGAAAGCGcaaagagaaggaggatgaCACGGTCAGTCTGTCCGGCTTCGACCTCAAG GAACCCAGTAACAAGCGTGTCCGACGTCTGGCTAAAGTTTCATCCCTCGTCAACTTGATGTCTCCTTCAAAGAATGGAGCAGTGCGGCGCTTCGGTCAGACCATTCAG TCAATGTCATTGCGTGGGGACAGCAAGTCACCAGGGATGTCCCTCAGAACTGGCAGCAAGGCCTCAGGTCCAACTCCCACTAAACGCAGAAACAGCACGCTGTGGTCGGAGACACTGGATGTTCATCAGAAGAGCACGTTCTCCATCAAAGAGATCAAGAGACAAGAG GCAATTCATGAGCTTTACAGGGGAGAGCAGGATCTCATAGAGGATCTCCAACTTGCACGGAAG GCATACCATGATCCAATGCTTAAACTCTCCATCATGACGGAGGAGGAACTGGCTCACATATTCGGGGACCTGGATGCATACATCCCCTTACATGAGG ATTTACTGATGAAACTGACGGAGGGAACTGGCCCCGATGGAACAGTAGCTCAGATCGGACAGATAGTTATTGACTGG CTGCCTGGTCTGAACGCTTACAAAGGATATTGTAGCAACCAGCTCGCGGCCAAAGCCCTGCTCGACCAAAAAAAACAGGACAGACGGGTCCAGGACTTCCTGCAGCGCTGTCTGGAGTCGCCCTTCAGCAGGAAGCTGGATCTTTGGAGCTTCCTAGACATCCCACGGTCACGCCTGGTGAAATACCCACTGCTGCTGCGAGAGATCCTCAAACACACGGCTCCTGATCACTCAGACGTACCCAGCCTGGAGAGAGCT ATTACTATAATCCAGGAGATTCTGTCTGAGATCGATGTGAGAAAAGGGGAGTCTGAGTGTCAGTATTACATCGACAAACTGGAGTATCTGGATGATAAGCAGCGGGACCCTCTCATCGATAACTGTAAGGTCCTGCTGTGTCACGGCGAGCTGCGGAACAAAAGTGGCTCG AGGCTGCATGTGTTCCTCTTCTGTCAGCTGTTGGTTCTGACCCGACCAGTGACCCGGAACGACCGGAGCTGCTTCCAGGTCTATCGACAACCCATCCCAGTTCGGGATTTGTCTCTCGAGGACCTGCAGGATGGAGAGAGCCGCATGGGGGGCTCCTTCAGGGGGGCTTTCAACAATGGAGAGAAAG CTAAGAACGTTTTCCGCGTGAGCTCTCTGGATCCGTCCCACGGCCAGTCCCACACCCTGCATGTCAACGACGTCTACCACAAGCAGCAGTGGCTCAACTGTCTGCGCACTGCAATGGGCCCCCAGCAACAGGGGGCTCCGCCCAGAGATAAGCAGGGCGAAGCCGTCCGAGCCAAACGTCGCTCCTCCACCATCTCAGTCACCCTTTCCGACGAGGAGACAGACGAGAACTGCCCGCCGGTCTGTGGCCCTAAACTCAGGCCACAGACGCTCTCCAACACCAGATTGGACCAGAAGTTCCGAGGCTCCctaaagaggaaggagactgGAGTGTAG